The Deinococcus sedimenti genome window below encodes:
- a CDS encoding GAF domain-containing sensor histidine kinase, with protein MLPPFPMALSQAGSVAAFARELAAYACPVLHAHGVRVWVVQDAALTPAAEEGRGLALSDGTLAQEALTVGVLMEDGMLSALPFGCGVLEAVGASPEGLHALLGAAPLLALAVEGVQAREARRGHGRIAETVEGLVRRLGGSLDLPEVLTVTAQSAALALGFRRAFVALFSEFQEGGRARTGEVFTHGFDEEFRGGIGVGPVTFEALVRRGEAIRFERLRDAGTPLARGLEELAPHAAVIAPLSARGQALGLLYVDTQQPGAGASEDDARLVLALAEQASLAIDNARLYGIETRKREAAEALREAGAALAGSLHLSDTLTRVLERATTLFHADAAAVYERQPDGRTVNIRSAVGLPNEYMLRVRAKVGLGVTGRAIAECQPVAARDLTQAHLGGSSRYTRQLLAAGRYPYRGVISLPLTTRAGVFGALTLYWQNELPLDADDQALAAVFASQAGLAIENARLYEEELRRENEAALLLNLGRSLSEDQSDAALADAARLVTHAMNATRALIALSDDTGAFTRCATYNIHVPPQADLHALAAQLGRGARALTRRYTLAVAGSGLIVPLRAEAQGERGEDLLLGFLYLDDPGTEAPGEHLLALARSVADQITQTLVRERLLTELERQEARYRQLAEGAHDLIISTDASGTITYANPAAGTLLEPLTGPLPGANFLDLPTPDTRPALRAAWASARRASRGSRSEVQIGPHRLELRVGVMDGGRGVLIVGRDLSELQTLADEIARRGQALEAATSRTVEMRTFLTLFTQAQEEERRRISRELHDDTAQVLTATTRRVARLARELDGPQKDRADDILADLNAAIDGVRRFARNLRPSVLDDLGLLPALEWLATQAATPTRLEVSGQERRLDSATELTLFRLSQEALNNVDKHAGAHTAAIRVAFQAGHVQVAIRDDGRGFTTDQAQERAQAGHLGLIGLRERVALTGGTLDVDSSPGAGTTLTFTLPG; from the coding sequence ATGCTTCCACCCTTCCCGATGGCCCTCTCGCAGGCGGGCAGCGTGGCCGCGTTCGCCCGCGAACTCGCCGCTTACGCCTGCCCGGTGCTGCACGCGCACGGCGTCCGCGTGTGGGTTGTGCAGGACGCCGCCCTGACGCCCGCTGCCGAGGAGGGGCGTGGCCTGGCCCTCAGCGACGGCACCCTGGCACAGGAAGCCCTGACCGTCGGGGTCCTCATGGAGGACGGCATGCTCTCGGCCCTGCCGTTCGGCTGCGGCGTGCTGGAAGCCGTGGGCGCCAGCCCCGAGGGCCTGCACGCCCTGCTGGGCGCCGCGCCCCTGCTGGCCCTGGCGGTCGAGGGCGTCCAGGCCCGCGAGGCCAGGCGCGGCCACGGCCGCATCGCCGAGACCGTCGAGGGCCTCGTGCGGCGCCTGGGCGGCAGCCTGGACCTGCCCGAGGTCCTGACCGTCACCGCGCAGAGCGCCGCGCTGGCCCTGGGGTTCCGCCGGGCGTTCGTGGCGCTGTTCAGCGAATTTCAGGAGGGCGGCCGCGCCCGCACCGGCGAGGTCTTCACGCACGGCTTCGACGAGGAATTTCGCGGCGGGATCGGCGTGGGTCCCGTCACCTTCGAGGCCCTGGTCCGGCGCGGCGAGGCCATCCGCTTCGAACGGCTCCGCGACGCCGGCACCCCCCTGGCCCGTGGCCTGGAGGAACTCGCGCCGCACGCTGCCGTCATCGCACCCCTCTCGGCCCGCGGGCAGGCCCTGGGACTGCTGTACGTGGATACCCAGCAGCCCGGCGCGGGGGCCAGCGAGGACGACGCGCGGCTGGTCCTCGCGCTGGCCGAGCAGGCGTCCCTGGCCATCGACAACGCCCGCCTGTACGGCATCGAGACCCGCAAACGCGAGGCGGCCGAGGCGCTGCGCGAGGCAGGTGCCGCCCTGGCGGGCAGCCTGCACCTGAGTGACACCCTGACCCGCGTGCTGGAACGCGCCACGACCCTCTTCCACGCGGACGCCGCCGCCGTGTACGAACGACAGCCCGACGGGCGCACCGTGAACATCCGTTCCGCCGTGGGCCTCCCGAACGAGTACATGCTGCGCGTGCGCGCCAAGGTCGGCCTGGGCGTCACCGGGCGCGCCATCGCCGAGTGCCAGCCGGTCGCCGCGCGCGACCTCACGCAGGCGCACCTGGGCGGCAGCAGCCGCTATACCCGGCAGCTGCTGGCCGCCGGACGCTACCCGTACCGGGGCGTGATCAGCCTGCCCCTGACCACCCGCGCGGGCGTGTTCGGCGCGCTGACCCTGTACTGGCAGAACGAACTGCCCCTGGACGCCGACGATCAGGCGCTGGCTGCCGTGTTCGCGTCGCAGGCGGGGCTGGCGATCGAGAACGCGCGCCTGTACGAGGAGGAACTGCGCCGCGAGAACGAGGCCGCGCTCCTGCTGAACCTGGGCCGCAGCCTCAGCGAGGACCAGAGTGACGCCGCCCTGGCCGACGCAGCCCGTCTGGTCACGCACGCCATGAACGCCACGCGCGCCCTGATCGCCCTGAGCGACGACACCGGCGCGTTCACGCGCTGCGCGACGTACAACATTCACGTGCCGCCGCAGGCGGACCTGCACGCCCTGGCCGCCCAGCTGGGCCGCGGCGCCCGCGCCCTCACGCGCCGCTACACCCTGGCCGTCGCGGGCAGCGGCCTGATCGTCCCCCTGCGGGCCGAGGCGCAGGGCGAGCGCGGCGAGGACCTCCTGCTGGGCTTCCTGTACCTCGACGATCCGGGCACCGAGGCCCCCGGCGAGCACCTGCTGGCCCTGGCGCGCAGCGTCGCCGACCAGATCACCCAGACCCTCGTGCGCGAACGCCTCCTGACCGAACTGGAACGCCAGGAAGCCCGCTACCGCCAGCTGGCCGAGGGCGCCCACGACCTGATCATCAGCACCGACGCGAGCGGGACCATCACGTACGCCAACCCGGCCGCCGGGACGCTGCTCGAACCCCTGACCGGGCCGCTGCCCGGCGCGAACTTCCTCGACCTGCCCACGCCCGACACCCGCCCCGCCCTGCGCGCCGCGTGGGCCAGCGCCCGGCGCGCCTCCCGCGGCAGCCGCAGCGAAGTGCAGATCGGCCCGCACCGCCTGGAACTGCGCGTGGGCGTCATGGACGGCGGGCGCGGCGTGCTGATCGTCGGGCGGGACCTCTCCGAACTCCAGACGCTCGCCGACGAGATCGCCCGGCGCGGACAGGCGCTGGAGGCCGCCACCAGCCGCACCGTCGAGATGCGCACCTTCCTGACGCTGTTCACGCAGGCGCAGGAGGAGGAACGCCGCCGCATCAGCCGCGAACTGCACGACGACACCGCGCAGGTCCTGACCGCCACCACCCGCCGCGTCGCCCGCCTCGCCCGCGAACTCGACGGGCCGCAGAAGGACCGCGCCGACGACATCCTCGCTGACCTGAACGCCGCCATCGACGGCGTGCGCCGCTTCGCCCGCAACCTCCGCCCCAGCGTGCTGGACGACCTGGGCCTCCTCCCGGCTCTGGAGTGGCTGGCCACGCAGGCCGCCACGCCCACCCGCCTGGAGGTCAGCGGGCAGGAACGCCGCCTGGACTCCGCGACGGAACTCACGCTGTTCCGCCTGTCGCAGGAGGCCCTGAACAACGTCGACAAGCACGCCGGGGCCCACACCGCCGCCATCCGCGTGGCGTTCCAGGCCGGGCACGTGCAGGTCGCCATCCGCGACGACGGCCGGGGCTTCACCACCGATCAGGCACAGGAACGCGCACAGGCCGGTCACCTGGGCCTGATCGGCCTGCGTGAACGCGTCGCCCTGACCGGCGGCACCCTGGACGTGGACAGCAGCCCCGGCGCGGGCACCACCCTGACCTTCACCCTGCCCGGCTGA
- a CDS encoding VOC family protein, whose amino-acid sequence MTRSDPRVQVQGLHHVTIVGSTRQSTLDFWEGVLGMPFVFEQPNLGNPAENHLYFDPGDGRLLTVFTDEGRVDAGRDAPREPGTVEHLAFTVSRATFQLAPARLRARGIEVLERDRGFMDSIYFRDPNGMKVELACYKFQTPEGWRDADVLRRAYELRVARGDAHLSPEHLADAIEDLLRR is encoded by the coding sequence ATGACCCGCAGCGACCCCCGGGTGCAGGTGCAGGGCCTGCATCACGTCACCATCGTCGGTTCCACCCGCCAGAGCACCCTGGACTTCTGGGAGGGCGTGCTGGGCATGCCATTCGTGTTCGAACAGCCGAACCTCGGCAACCCCGCCGAGAACCACCTGTACTTCGACCCCGGCGACGGCCGCCTGCTGACCGTCTTCACCGACGAGGGCCGCGTGGACGCCGGGCGAGACGCCCCGCGTGAGCCGGGCACCGTGGAGCATCTGGCGTTCACCGTGTCCCGCGCGACTTTCCAGCTCGCCCCGGCGCGGCTGCGGGCACGCGGGATCGAGGTGCTGGAACGCGACCGGGGCTTCATGGATTCCATCTACTTCCGCGATCCGAACGGCATGAAGGTCGAACTGGCCTGCTACAAGTTCCAGACGCCCGAAGGCTGGCGGGACGCAGACGTGCTGCGCCGCGCCTATGAACTGCGCGTGGCGCGCGGAGACGCCCACCTGAGCCCCGAGCATCTGGCCGACGCCATCGAGGACCTGCTGCGCCGCTGA
- a CDS encoding YkoP family protein → MPPHSPLLQPGGAALRAALRAGQGGAWQGGHPGDPRVGLSVPVTTRAELSDALYVLNEAGVRATLLLSPALAREADRADLAEHEVGGQGNPAGASLLDVLAGQPVTTWATPPDLRTLAALGRRGLHALPPTADRPAPGALLTATPAQLPALLADLKRLGYRAVPVRDVPDLRTGTGRDLFLRGYMRLVEDRFARQHGVIDLAQRADAVMRVAPLDHAPAPLPLPRSAHTAELHLHSPRIVGLASRSALTAYRAYLRSLRDVGAALQERPELQDAQAVFAVTLFHAPLAQAGFTLLDLPPATARWYGLGFRLLRVAYGTTRAPSEDTPKMAWLPRDEFLKRYG, encoded by the coding sequence ATGCCCCCACACTCCCCTCTTCTGCAGCCGGGCGGCGCGGCCCTGCGCGCGGCGCTCCGGGCCGGTCAGGGCGGCGCGTGGCAGGGTGGTCACCCGGGCGATCCACGCGTCGGCCTGAGTGTGCCCGTGACGACCCGCGCCGAGCTGTCCGACGCCCTGTACGTCCTGAATGAAGCGGGGGTGCGCGCCACACTGCTCCTCTCGCCTGCCCTGGCCCGCGAGGCGGACCGTGCGGACCTCGCCGAGCACGAGGTCGGGGGGCAGGGCAACCCGGCCGGGGCCTCACTGCTGGACGTCCTGGCCGGGCAGCCGGTCACCACCTGGGCCACCCCGCCGGACCTGCGGACACTGGCGGCGCTGGGCCGGCGAGGCCTGCATGCGCTGCCCCCCACGGCCGACCGGCCCGCGCCGGGGGCACTGCTGACCGCCACCCCCGCTCAGCTGCCCGCGCTGCTGGCGGACCTGAAGCGCCTGGGTTACCGCGCCGTCCCGGTGCGTGACGTGCCGGACCTGCGGACGGGCACGGGCCGCGACCTGTTCCTGCGCGGGTACATGCGGCTGGTCGAGGACCGCTTCGCGCGGCAGCATGGCGTGATTGACCTCGCGCAGCGCGCCGACGCCGTCATGCGGGTCGCGCCGCTGGACCACGCGCCCGCACCGCTGCCCCTGCCGCGCAGCGCCCACACGGCGGAACTGCACCTGCACTCGCCGCGCATCGTGGGCCTCGCGTCCCGCAGCGCCCTGACCGCGTACCGTGCGTACCTGCGCAGCCTGCGCGACGTCGGCGCGGCGTTGCAGGAGCGCCCGGAGTTGCAGGACGCGCAGGCGGTGTTCGCGGTGACCCTCTTCCACGCGCCGCTGGCGCAGGCGGGCTTCACGCTGCTGGACCTCCCCCCGGCCACGGCCCGCTGGTACGGGCTGGGCTTCCGGCTGCTGCGCGTCGCGTACGGCACGACCCGCGCGCCCAGCGAGGACACCCCGAAAATGGCGTGGCTCCCCCGCGACGAGTTCCTGAAGCGCTACGGCTGA
- a CDS encoding glycosyltransferase: protein MRPLRIGLFTDTFLPDQNGIVTSVALLSDELRAQGHHVDVVAPDFPEHIDTRRDVMRVDSIRYMFLPTYRLAWPTRKDFTHRYDVIHTHTPLTLGLAGARLARKWDIPHVATYHTHIEAYTHYVPGMTTLQHHTGVVTRAMALHYGKADAVITPTAGMMDVLAAMKVRNPVVIPTSIDPRVLNAAPAVQSPWPEGKRRLLSVGRLAREKRFDHVLDTLAGLPDAHLVLLGEGPERDHLEAHAARIGVADRVTFLGVRPWTDIGAFYRLAELFVFASDTETQGLVLQEAQLMGVPVVAVGARGTLSGVAHERSGYLVTPGDVNALIAYSRDVLTDPALWARLSAGARSFGVSTTPHGVAQRVLDVYSHVLGMPRAIAFPDEISGHPRSTLAYDQ, encoded by the coding sequence ATGAGGCCGCTGCGGATCGGTCTGTTCACCGACACGTTCCTGCCGGATCAGAACGGTATCGTGACCAGCGTGGCGCTCCTGAGCGACGAGCTGCGCGCCCAGGGACATCACGTGGACGTGGTGGCCCCGGACTTCCCCGAGCACATCGACACCCGCAGGGACGTCATGCGCGTCGACAGCATCCGGTACATGTTCCTGCCCACCTACCGGCTGGCGTGGCCCACCCGTAAGGACTTCACGCACCGCTACGACGTCATCCACACGCACACGCCCCTGACGCTCGGTCTCGCTGGCGCCCGGCTGGCCCGCAAGTGGGATATCCCGCACGTCGCCACGTACCACACGCACATCGAGGCGTACACGCACTACGTCCCCGGCATGACGACCCTGCAGCACCACACCGGCGTCGTCACCCGGGCCATGGCCCTGCACTACGGCAAGGCCGACGCGGTCATCACCCCGACCGCCGGCATGATGGACGTCCTGGCCGCCATGAAGGTCCGCAACCCGGTCGTGATTCCCACCAGCATCGACCCGCGCGTCCTGAACGCCGCGCCCGCCGTGCAGAGCCCCTGGCCGGAAGGAAAACGCCGCCTGCTCAGCGTGGGCCGACTCGCGCGTGAGAAACGCTTCGATCACGTTCTGGACACCCTGGCCGGACTGCCCGACGCGCACCTCGTCCTGCTCGGCGAGGGCCCGGAACGCGACCACCTCGAAGCGCACGCTGCCCGCATCGGCGTAGCGGACCGCGTGACCTTCCTGGGCGTGCGGCCCTGGACTGACATCGGCGCGTTCTACCGCCTCGCAGAACTGTTCGTGTTCGCCAGCGATACCGAGACGCAGGGACTGGTGCTGCAGGAAGCCCAGCTGATGGGCGTGCCGGTCGTCGCGGTCGGGGCGCGCGGCACCCTCAGCGGCGTCGCGCACGAACGCAGTGGGTACCTCGTCACGCCCGGCGATGTGAACGCCCTGATCGCCTACAGTCGCGACGTCCTGACTGACCCGGCGCTGTGGGCGCGCCTGTCAGCGGGTGCGCGCAGCTTCGGGGTGAGCACCACTCCGCACGGCGTGGCGCAGCGCGTCCTGGACGTCTACAGCCACGTGCTCGGCATGCCGCGCGCCATCGCCTTCCCTGACGAGATCAGCGGTCATCCCCGAAGTACCCTCGCGTATGACCAGTGA
- a CDS encoding glycosyltransferase: protein MPEFTVVIPARNEAKYLPLTLRALERQTLPPREVIVVDNGSRDATMEIARAAGARVLRCEERGVARARQMGLEAARTDWVASTDADSLPVPHWLEALNGAAPGRTALYGPMRFSGVARHWALASGTSYSAFLHVARVIGRPNLAGANMAFSREAALLVGGYPQVEAYEDVILGEELARTGEIAYVRRALVETSARRLDRGVLPFLWQHVRNITGHTRGYFGDDR from the coding sequence GTGCCCGAGTTCACGGTTGTCATTCCCGCCCGCAACGAGGCGAAGTACCTGCCCCTCACGCTGCGCGCGCTGGAACGGCAGACCCTCCCGCCTCGCGAGGTGATCGTGGTCGATAACGGCAGCCGTGACGCGACCATGGAAATCGCCCGGGCAGCCGGCGCGCGGGTGCTGCGCTGCGAGGAGCGGGGTGTGGCCCGCGCCCGTCAGATGGGTCTGGAGGCGGCGCGCACGGACTGGGTGGCCAGCACGGACGCCGATTCGCTGCCGGTCCCGCACTGGCTGGAGGCCCTGAACGGGGCCGCGCCGGGCCGCACGGCCCTGTACGGCCCGATGCGGTTTTCCGGTGTGGCGCGGCACTGGGCGCTGGCGTCGGGAACGAGTTACAGCGCGTTCCTGCACGTGGCGCGCGTGATCGGGCGCCCAAATCTGGCGGGCGCGAACATGGCCTTCTCGCGAGAGGCGGCGCTCCTGGTGGGCGGGTACCCGCAGGTGGAGGCGTACGAGGACGTGATCCTGGGCGAGGAACTGGCCCGCACCGGCGAGATCGCCTACGTGCGCCGCGCGCTGGTGGAGACGAGCGCGCGGCGCCTGGACCGGGGCGTGCTGCCCTTCCTGTGGCAGCACGTGAGGAACATCACTGGTCATACGCGAGGGTACTTCGGGGATGACCGCTGA